Proteins encoded in a region of the Rothia mucilaginosa genome:
- a CDS encoding bifunctional o-acetylhomoserine/o-acetylserine sulfhydrylase, whose amino-acid sequence MSNNTTVPTPANPAGWKFETRQIHAGQAPDAATGARALPIYQTTSFVFESAEQAANRFALAELGPIYTRLNNPTQEVIENRIASLEGGVGALLLASGQAAITYAILNIAGAGDHIVASPSVYGGTYNLLKYTLADLGIETTFVEDPDNLDEWRAAVRPNTKLFYGESVPNPRNDVLDIEPIAAIAHENGVPLIVDNTVPTPYLLRPIEHGADVVVHSATKYLGGHGTSIGGVIVDSGNFDYGADPEKFPKFNQPAPGYHGLVYARDLGKDSAFGANLSYILKARVSLLRDTGAAISPTNAFNIGIGLETLSLRIERHIENATKVAHWLEANPQVEKVIWAGVESSPWYERAQKYLPKGPGAVLGFTLKDATLEQTRNFVDALKLHSNVANIGDVRSLVIHPASTTHAQLSTEELEKIGVYPNFVRLAVGIENIDDILADLQLGFDTLS is encoded by the coding sequence ATGAGCAACAACACTACCGTCCCGACTCCCGCCAACCCCGCCGGTTGGAAGTTCGAAACCCGCCAGATCCACGCAGGTCAGGCGCCGGATGCCGCAACGGGAGCTCGGGCACTACCTATCTACCAGACCACCTCTTTCGTCTTTGAAAGCGCCGAGCAGGCAGCGAACCGCTTCGCCCTCGCCGAGCTAGGCCCCATTTACACCCGCCTCAACAACCCCACCCAGGAAGTTATCGAAAACCGTATCGCCTCCCTGGAAGGCGGCGTTGGTGCGCTGTTGCTGGCATCCGGCCAGGCAGCTATCACCTACGCAATTCTGAACATCGCCGGTGCGGGCGACCACATCGTTGCTTCGCCTTCCGTGTACGGAGGTACCTACAACCTGCTCAAGTACACCCTCGCCGACCTCGGCATCGAAACCACCTTCGTTGAGGACCCGGATAACCTGGACGAATGGCGCGCCGCGGTTCGCCCCAACACCAAGCTGTTCTACGGCGAGTCCGTGCCCAACCCCCGCAACGACGTGCTCGACATTGAGCCTATCGCAGCAATTGCGCACGAAAACGGTGTACCCCTGATCGTGGACAACACCGTACCCACCCCCTACCTGCTGCGCCCCATCGAGCACGGCGCGGACGTGGTCGTCCACTCCGCAACCAAGTACCTGGGTGGCCACGGCACCTCCATCGGTGGCGTAATCGTTGACTCCGGTAACTTCGACTACGGTGCAGACCCCGAGAAGTTCCCCAAGTTCAACCAGCCCGCCCCCGGCTACCACGGCCTGGTTTACGCCCGCGACCTGGGCAAGGACTCCGCATTCGGCGCGAACCTCTCCTACATCCTGAAGGCGCGCGTCTCCCTGCTGCGTGACACCGGCGCCGCCATCTCCCCGACCAACGCCTTCAACATCGGCATCGGTCTGGAAACCCTCTCCCTGCGCATCGAACGCCACATTGAGAACGCCACCAAGGTCGCCCACTGGCTCGAAGCAAACCCGCAGGTCGAGAAGGTCATCTGGGCTGGCGTGGAATCCTCCCCCTGGTACGAGCGTGCGCAGAAGTACCTGCCCAAGGGCCCCGGCGCGGTGCTCGGCTTCACCCTCAAGGACGCAACCCTGGAGCAGACCCGCAACTTCGTTGACGCACTGAAGCTGCACTCCAACGTGGCGAACATCGGTGACGTGCGCTCGCTCGTGATTCACCCCGCCTCCACCACCCACGCTCAGCTTTCCACTGAGGAGCTGGAGAAGATTGGTGTGTACCCGAACTTCGTCCGCCTGGCAGTCGGTATCGAGAACATTGACGATATTCTCGCCGACCTGCAGCTGGGCTTCGACACCCTCTCCTAA
- a CDS encoding ABC transporter ATP-binding protein: MSLVLDAAQLSRVFGKGENTFTAVDRVSLHVSSGEIHALLGPNGAGKTTTVQMCSTLLTPTSGSLTVNGIDAIAHPQRARRHVGLALGGDNGFYPRASARDNLLFFANIAGVSGRSRRREVDHALARVELTDAAARPVQEFSRGMKQRLHIARATLGSPALLLLDEPTNGLDPDIAMTVRALIRSLAEDGAAILLTSHLLGEIEDLAHTITVLGAGSVAVSGSLEDVAAHAGIAATTVVQVDANATKGLDTLRGFLGNQAAVLFAPRGSGWELTLYWHGERATFEAGAAHRVLAEGLAAARIGARTEPYTRPATLEEAYLAMAEGLKR, from the coding sequence ATGTCTCTTGTTCTTGACGCCGCACAACTCAGCCGTGTCTTTGGCAAAGGTGAAAATACCTTTACCGCAGTCGACCGGGTGTCACTTCACGTTAGCTCCGGCGAGATCCACGCCCTCCTCGGTCCCAACGGTGCGGGCAAAACGACGACCGTGCAGATGTGCTCAACCCTGCTTACTCCCACCAGCGGTAGCCTCACCGTGAACGGTATTGACGCCATCGCCCACCCGCAGCGGGCGCGCCGTCACGTGGGTCTCGCGCTGGGCGGGGATAACGGCTTCTACCCGCGCGCCAGCGCCCGCGACAACCTGCTGTTCTTCGCCAATATTGCGGGGGTTTCCGGGCGGAGCCGGCGGCGCGAGGTGGACCACGCCCTAGCCCGCGTGGAACTCACCGATGCGGCGGCGCGCCCCGTTCAGGAGTTCTCCCGCGGTATGAAGCAGCGCCTGCACATTGCCCGCGCTACGCTCGGCTCCCCCGCTCTGCTCCTGCTGGATGAGCCAACGAACGGGCTCGACCCCGATATCGCTATGACCGTGCGTGCCCTGATCCGTTCTCTGGCAGAAGACGGTGCCGCCATTTTGCTGACGAGCCACCTGCTGGGCGAAATTGAGGATCTGGCGCACACCATCACCGTTTTGGGTGCCGGCTCCGTCGCTGTGAGCGGTAGCCTCGAGGATGTTGCCGCACACGCCGGCATTGCCGCCACGACCGTGGTTCAGGTTGACGCCAACGCAACCAAGGGTCTTGATACGCTGCGCGGATTCCTCGGCAATCAGGCGGCGGTACTTTTTGCCCCGCGCGGTTCCGGCTGGGAACTCACTCTCTACTGGCACGGCGAGCGCGCCACCTTCGAGGCGGGCGCGGCGCACCGCGTCCTGGCGGAGGGGCTTGCCGCCGCACGCATCGGGGCGCGGACCGAGCCGTACACGCGCCCGGCGACTCTGGAAGAGGCATACCTGGCAATGGCGGAGGGGCTCAAGCGATGA
- a CDS encoding ABC transporter permease — translation MNAQTQRSEEFQRQGRRYDLWQECARQLRLMGFSLRQFLTVPYFIQLLISTVLGSVIIQALAVHAAAQSSAGHSVDPTLAWTRAGIVGMWSVCIVSAGIINFERFRGTLVYLCSGSISPVRVLAAIVSSASIVGLAALPLSWAFWALVTLNPQVTDFSALWPRYILGVPLLWLACLSVTFMIAVFFVATPNAIAYEELLLVPVFILSGVLFTTIEAPAWLDAAGVLIPLQAPVHLLLGRTAITTPTDALLPVIQTLVVSFIWALCAFLFARKALASARRRGTLGAM, via the coding sequence ATGAACGCTCAGACGCAACGCTCGGAAGAGTTCCAGCGGCAGGGTCGACGGTACGACCTGTGGCAGGAGTGCGCCCGCCAACTGCGACTCATGGGCTTTAGCCTGCGCCAGTTCCTGACGGTCCCCTACTTCATTCAGCTGCTCATCAGTACGGTACTCGGGTCGGTTATTATTCAGGCTCTTGCGGTGCATGCGGCGGCGCAGAGCTCCGCGGGTCACTCCGTTGACCCGACCCTCGCGTGGACCCGCGCGGGCATTGTGGGCATGTGGTCGGTCTGCATCGTGTCTGCGGGCATCATCAATTTTGAGCGTTTCCGCGGGACCCTCGTGTACCTGTGTTCGGGGTCGATTTCTCCGGTGCGGGTGCTGGCGGCTATCGTTTCGAGCGCCTCCATTGTGGGTTTGGCGGCTCTACCTCTGTCGTGGGCGTTTTGGGCTCTTGTGACGCTTAACCCGCAGGTCACCGACTTTTCTGCGCTCTGGCCGCGCTACATTCTGGGCGTTCCTCTGCTATGGCTTGCCTGCCTGTCGGTCACGTTCATGATTGCGGTGTTCTTCGTGGCGACGCCGAACGCTATCGCCTACGAGGAGCTGCTCCTCGTGCCGGTTTTTATTCTTTCCGGGGTTCTCTTCACGACCATTGAAGCGCCCGCCTGGCTGGATGCCGCGGGCGTGCTCATTCCCCTGCAGGCGCCGGTTCACCTCCTACTTGGGCGTACCGCCATCACTACCCCGACGGATGCACTCCTGCCCGTAATTCAGACCCTGGTCGTGAGCTTCATCTGGGCGTTGTGCGCGTTCCTCTTTGCTCGGAAGGCTCTCGCCTCCGCCCGTCGTCGCGGCACCCTGGGGGCGATGTAG
- a CDS encoding ABC transporter, producing the protein MRILSSAALPSVARRALSTASIGWSSSITFATLGTAITTLVLVPGLNVLFTVLLGADLAANDTVRIGCASALIATLSSVAAGIVARVATDRWIGVFEYVCTARPVDAGYWLGAAAVPALLASVTGLSNVGIVWLLSLTAPSTGAASGLLIGAIALMPVAVLGGVCLGIFAAGLGLYLSDPYTGSNFLSIILPVSAGVIVPVSTYPAWLAWVCSWVPGSRLVQALDTSGSIASSTTPNFFALLAADTALAVLYAAIGLGLTVLAARRIRAGARASLL; encoded by the coding sequence GTGCGTATTCTCTCTTCTGCCGCTCTGCCTAGCGTGGCGCGTCGGGCTCTGTCGACCGCCTCTATTGGCTGGTCATCTTCTATTACCTTCGCAACCCTCGGAACGGCCATCACGACCCTGGTTCTCGTACCCGGTCTTAACGTGCTTTTCACGGTGCTTCTGGGCGCTGATCTTGCCGCGAACGATACAGTACGCATCGGCTGCGCGTCTGCTCTGATTGCCACCCTCAGCTCCGTGGCAGCCGGTATTGTCGCGCGCGTTGCCACCGACCGGTGGATTGGCGTCTTCGAGTACGTGTGTACGGCTCGCCCGGTGGATGCTGGCTACTGGCTCGGTGCGGCGGCGGTACCCGCGTTGCTGGCATCCGTGACGGGTCTGAGCAATGTGGGCATCGTGTGGTTACTGTCCCTCACGGCACCCTCTACCGGGGCGGCTTCGGGGCTTCTGATTGGAGCCATTGCGCTGATGCCGGTTGCGGTTCTGGGCGGGGTCTGCCTGGGCATTTTTGCCGCCGGGCTCGGTCTGTACCTGTCGGATCCGTACACGGGGTCGAATTTTCTGTCGATTATTCTGCCAGTGAGCGCGGGCGTGATTGTGCCGGTGAGTACCTATCCGGCGTGGCTTGCCTGGGTATGTTCCTGGGTTCCCGGCTCCCGGCTGGTGCAGGCTTTAGATACCTCTGGCAGTATTGCGAGCAGCACTACCCCGAATTTCTTCGCGCTCCTGGCGGCAGACACAGCCCTGGCAGTACTCTACGCCGCTATCGGGTTGGGGCTGACGGTCCTTGCCGCCCGCCGCATCCGTGCCGGCGCCCGCGCCTCGCTGTTGTAA
- the rsgA gene encoding ribosome small subunit-dependent GTPase A encodes MTDTSASYTLETLGFDPSWQGSAIRAAFTIGGTLDDFTLARVSAVHRTRCELLTCERGELVKLSAPLRPVENDYGEEEYPVVGDWVLAQPIPGTGSDSQPAEHKPLAILPRRSYLTRPSATRESADQPVAANVDMLCIVEPCFPEPSIGRIERYTALAHASGVQVALILTKGDLVTAEQLAGYEESLAGSVDAVLTVCTDNGYDPAPVAELVAGRTAAFLGRSGAGKSTLVNALLNPGADPREDAAENQVQATSAVRDADGKGRHTTTSRQMIVLPGVTGSSEGGSTNAKSSSGTVLIDTPGVRALAATSDSAAIDETFDDVSSYAAACRYSDCSHGSEPGCAVQQALADGSLDPERFDRYRRMMAESARLRLRSQEREYRQSNRAFTKANKAGRRTLMSIKGRAN; translated from the coding sequence GTGACCGATACTTCCGCCTCATACACCTTAGAGACCCTCGGCTTCGACCCCTCCTGGCAGGGCTCGGCAATCCGCGCCGCGTTCACCATCGGGGGTACCCTTGATGATTTCACCCTCGCCCGCGTCAGCGCCGTGCACCGCACCCGCTGCGAGCTACTGACCTGCGAGCGGGGCGAACTCGTGAAGCTTTCCGCTCCCCTGCGTCCGGTCGAAAATGACTACGGTGAAGAAGAGTACCCCGTCGTGGGCGACTGGGTGCTCGCCCAGCCCATCCCCGGGACCGGTAGCGATAGCCAGCCCGCGGAGCATAAACCCCTCGCGATTCTGCCCCGCCGAAGCTACCTCACCCGCCCCAGCGCCACCCGCGAATCCGCAGATCAGCCCGTCGCCGCCAACGTGGATATGCTCTGCATTGTTGAGCCCTGCTTTCCCGAGCCGTCCATCGGGCGAATCGAACGCTACACCGCCCTGGCGCACGCCTCCGGGGTGCAGGTCGCGCTGATTCTCACCAAGGGCGACCTGGTGACGGCTGAACAGCTCGCCGGCTACGAGGAATCCCTCGCGGGCAGCGTGGATGCGGTACTCACCGTCTGCACGGATAACGGCTACGACCCCGCCCCAGTTGCGGAGCTTGTCGCCGGGCGTACCGCCGCGTTCCTGGGCCGCAGCGGCGCCGGCAAATCTACCCTCGTCAACGCCCTGCTGAACCCCGGAGCCGACCCCCGCGAAGACGCCGCAGAGAACCAGGTGCAGGCGACCTCCGCGGTTCGCGATGCCGACGGCAAGGGGCGGCACACCACCACCAGCCGCCAAATGATTGTTCTGCCCGGTGTGACAGGCTCAAGCGAAGGAGGCTCGACCAACGCAAAATCATCATCTGGCACGGTACTGATTGACACTCCGGGCGTGCGAGCCCTCGCCGCCACGAGCGATAGCGCCGCGATTGACGAAACCTTCGACGACGTCTCCAGCTACGCCGCCGCCTGCCGGTACAGCGACTGCTCCCACGGCTCCGAACCGGGATGCGCGGTGCAGCAGGCGCTCGCCGACGGTTCCCTCGACCCCGAGCGCTTCGATCGCTACCGCAGGATGATGGCGGAATCCGCGCGCCTGCGCCTGCGTTCTCAGGAGCGCGAGTACCGGCAGAGTAACCGCGCCTTCACGAAGGCGAACAAGGCGGGCCGCCGCACGCTCATGTCCATTAAGGGACGCGCCAACTAG
- a CDS encoding S9 family peptidase — MAEQNLTPPVPKKVEHRREHHGDVFIDPYEWLRDKESEEVLNYLKAEAEYTEAVTADQQPLRESIFNEIKDRTLLSDLTVPNRIGDWWYYSRMVPGGQYPVFYRYPALHEGDEVVRYTPPTVTPGEVLEGEVVILDCNEYAKDMEFFSLGSFQPARNGKLLSISVDEKGDERYEQRFLNMETGSFLEDTIPNIAAGSFFINHAEQLVYMVPDDSWRPWRVYVHDVGQGTEDHLIYEEPDNTMWLGAAMSSDRSSVVITSSNSEYTEVRLIPTREPKGEPTLLIPKSAGIEYYAEPLNIAGEQHLLIQHDYNALNSELVLADMPREGESLEEYAQRWVPVIRHSEHVRLEGFTFTATHLVVTARADTTTRIFLAPREQLPIQWRRRRPAGVTFMEPAGFDEELYTASVLRAENYSPVLRIAYTSYLTPRRVYDYFPMSQTLLLRRETPVLGGYNREDYRAYRDWAPAADGTLIPISVIHRADLDMSKPHPVIQYGYGSYESSMDPMFSIPMLSILDRGVIYVIAHIRGGGEMGRSWYQNGKKLAKKNTFTDFVDVTSYIAAKPWADEARIGCYGGSAGGLLMGAVLNLAPEKYAACLAAVPFVDALTTILDPELPLSAMEWEEWGNPIEDPEVYAYMKSYTPYENIRPVRYPAIAAVTSLHDTRVLYVEPAKWVAALREQIDPSSPVPLLKIDMSGGHGGGSGRYTRWREIAWDYAFLLTNLGVTE; from the coding sequence ATGGCTGAACAGAACCTCACCCCGCCCGTACCGAAGAAGGTCGAGCACCGCCGCGAACACCACGGCGACGTCTTCATCGACCCCTACGAATGGCTCCGCGACAAGGAAAGCGAAGAGGTCCTCAACTACCTCAAGGCAGAAGCCGAATACACCGAAGCTGTCACCGCAGACCAGCAGCCCCTCCGCGAATCCATCTTCAACGAAATCAAGGACCGCACCCTGCTGTCGGATCTGACCGTCCCGAACCGTATCGGTGACTGGTGGTACTACAGCCGCATGGTGCCCGGCGGCCAGTACCCCGTCTTCTACCGCTACCCCGCCCTGCACGAGGGTGACGAGGTGGTGCGCTACACCCCGCCGACCGTCACCCCCGGCGAAGTACTCGAAGGTGAAGTCGTCATCCTCGACTGCAACGAATACGCAAAGGACATGGAGTTCTTCTCCCTCGGCAGCTTCCAGCCTGCACGTAACGGCAAGCTGCTGAGCATCTCCGTGGACGAGAAGGGCGACGAACGCTACGAGCAGCGCTTCCTCAACATGGAAACCGGCTCCTTCCTCGAAGACACCATCCCCAACATTGCGGCGGGCTCCTTCTTCATCAACCACGCCGAGCAGCTCGTCTACATGGTCCCCGACGACTCCTGGCGCCCCTGGCGCGTGTACGTGCACGACGTCGGACAGGGCACCGAAGACCACCTCATCTACGAAGAGCCCGACAACACCATGTGGCTCGGCGCCGCCATGAGCTCCGACCGTTCCTCCGTGGTTATTACCAGCTCCAACTCCGAATACACGGAAGTGCGCCTCATCCCCACCCGCGAACCCAAGGGCGAGCCGACCCTGCTCATCCCCAAGAGCGCGGGCATCGAATACTATGCCGAGCCGCTCAACATTGCCGGCGAGCAGCACCTGCTGATTCAGCACGACTACAATGCGCTGAACTCCGAGCTGGTGCTTGCCGACATGCCGCGCGAGGGCGAAAGCCTCGAAGAGTACGCGCAGCGTTGGGTGCCGGTCATCCGTCACAGCGAACACGTGCGCCTGGAAGGCTTCACCTTCACCGCAACGCACCTGGTTGTTACCGCCCGCGCGGACACGACCACCCGCATCTTCCTCGCACCGCGTGAGCAGCTACCCATCCAGTGGCGCCGCCGCCGCCCGGCCGGCGTGACCTTCATGGAACCTGCCGGCTTCGACGAGGAACTGTACACCGCCTCCGTGCTGCGCGCCGAGAACTACTCCCCCGTGCTGCGCATCGCCTACACCTCGTACCTGACTCCGCGCCGCGTCTACGACTACTTCCCCATGTCGCAGACACTGCTGCTGCGCCGTGAAACCCCGGTGCTGGGCGGCTACAACCGCGAGGACTACCGCGCCTACCGCGACTGGGCACCTGCGGCGGACGGTACGCTCATCCCGATCTCGGTGATTCACCGCGCCGACCTGGACATGAGCAAGCCGCACCCGGTCATCCAGTACGGTTACGGCTCGTACGAGTCGTCCATGGACCCGATGTTCTCCATCCCGATGCTGTCGATCCTGGACCGCGGCGTCATCTACGTCATTGCGCATATTCGTGGCGGCGGCGAGATGGGCCGCTCCTGGTACCAGAACGGCAAGAAGCTCGCGAAGAAGAACACCTTCACCGACTTCGTGGACGTCACCAGCTACATTGCGGCAAAGCCGTGGGCTGATGAGGCGCGTATCGGCTGCTACGGTGGTAGCGCCGGCGGCCTGCTCATGGGCGCCGTGCTGAACCTCGCCCCCGAGAAGTACGCCGCCTGCCTGGCTGCCGTACCGTTCGTGGATGCGCTGACCACCATCCTCGACCCGGAGCTGCCGCTGTCTGCGATGGAGTGGGAAGAGTGGGGTAACCCGATTGAGGACCCCGAGGTCTACGCCTACATGAAGTCGTACACCCCGTACGAGAACATCCGCCCGGTCCGCTACCCGGCGATTGCTGCGGTGACGAGCCTGCACGACACCCGCGTGCTCTACGTGGAGCCGGCGAAGTGGGTTGCGGCGCTGCGTGAGCAGATTGATCCGTCGTCGCCGGTGCCGCTGCTGAAGATTGACATGTCGGGCGGTCACGGTGGCGGTTCGGGCCGATATACGCGTTGGCGTGAGATTGCGTGGGATTACGCGTTCCTGCTGACCAACCTGGGCGTCACTGAGTAG
- the gatB gene encoding Asp-tRNA(Asn)/Glu-tRNA(Gln) amidotransferase subunit GatB: protein MSEEVLSFEEAIEKYDPVLGFEVHVELNTNTKMFDSAPNEFGDTPNTNITPVSLGLPGALPVVNKTAVESAIKLGLALGCDIADKSYFARKNYFYPDSPKNFQTSQADGPIAENGSLDVELDDGTIFTVEIERAHMEEDAGKLTHVGGADGRIQGATFSLVDYNRAGVPLIEIVTRPIVGAGERAPELARAYVAAIRDIVRSLGISDARMERGNVRCDANVSLMPKGAEKFGTRSETKNVNSLRSVERAVRYEIRRHAAILERGEKVTQETRHWHEDTRETSSGRPKSDADDYRYFPEPDLVPVVTNSEWIERLRAELPEPPAERRRRLKNEWGYSDEEFRDVVNAGALDVIEETVAAGSTAAAARKWWMGEIARRAKQAEVELTALGVEPATVVALEALISEGKINDKIARQVFEFVLAGEGTPAEIVEARGLAVVSDDGALTAAVQEALAAMPDVADKIRAGKVQAAGAIVGQVMKATRGQADAARVRELILAECGVEG from the coding sequence ATGAGTGAAGAAGTCCTCAGCTTCGAAGAAGCCATCGAGAAGTACGACCCCGTCCTCGGCTTCGAGGTGCACGTCGAGCTGAACACCAACACCAAGATGTTCGACTCCGCACCCAACGAGTTCGGCGATACGCCCAACACCAACATCACCCCCGTCTCGCTCGGCCTGCCCGGCGCGCTGCCCGTGGTGAACAAGACCGCCGTCGAGTCCGCCATCAAGCTCGGCCTGGCGCTGGGCTGCGATATCGCGGATAAGTCCTACTTCGCCCGTAAGAACTACTTCTACCCGGACTCGCCGAAGAACTTCCAGACCTCCCAGGCCGACGGCCCCATCGCCGAAAACGGCTCCCTGGACGTCGAGCTCGACGACGGCACCATCTTCACCGTCGAAATTGAGCGCGCCCACATGGAGGAGGACGCAGGTAAGCTCACCCACGTCGGCGGCGCCGACGGCCGCATCCAGGGTGCAACCTTCTCCCTGGTCGACTACAACCGTGCCGGCGTGCCGCTCATCGAAATCGTGACCCGACCCATCGTAGGTGCCGGCGAGCGAGCACCCGAGCTGGCCCGCGCCTACGTTGCCGCCATCCGCGACATCGTGCGCTCCCTCGGCATCTCCGACGCCCGCATGGAACGCGGTAACGTCCGCTGCGACGCCAACGTCTCCCTCATGCCCAAGGGCGCAGAGAAGTTCGGCACCCGCTCCGAAACCAAGAACGTGAACTCCCTGCGCTCGGTTGAACGCGCCGTCCGCTACGAGATTCGCCGCCACGCCGCAATCCTCGAGCGCGGCGAGAAAGTCACCCAGGAGACCCGCCACTGGCACGAAGACACCCGCGAAACCTCCTCGGGTCGCCCCAAGTCCGACGCCGACGACTACCGCTACTTCCCGGAGCCGGATCTGGTCCCGGTCGTCACCAACAGCGAGTGGATTGAGCGTCTGCGCGCCGAGCTACCCGAACCGCCGGCAGAGCGCCGCCGCCGCCTCAAGAACGAATGGGGCTACTCCGATGAAGAGTTCCGCGACGTTGTGAACGCAGGCGCACTCGACGTCATCGAAGAGACCGTCGCCGCAGGCTCAACCGCAGCAGCAGCCCGCAAATGGTGGATGGGTGAAATCGCCCGCCGCGCAAAGCAGGCTGAGGTTGAGCTCACCGCCCTCGGCGTGGAGCCCGCAACCGTGGTCGCCCTCGAAGCGCTCATCTCCGAAGGCAAGATCAACGACAAGATCGCCCGCCAGGTGTTCGAGTTCGTCCTCGCCGGTGAAGGCACCCCCGCCGAAATCGTTGAGGCACGCGGCCTCGCCGTGGTCTCCGACGACGGCGCGCTCACCGCAGCCGTTCAGGAAGCGCTGGCAGCAATGCCCGACGTCGCCGACAAGATCCGTGCCGGCAAGGTTCAGGCTGCTGGCGCTATCGTCGGTCAGGTCATGAAGGCTACCCGCGGCCAGGCTGACGCCGCCCGCGTGCGTGAGCTGATCCTGGCTGAGTGCGGCGTGGAAGGCTAA
- the gatA gene encoding Asp-tRNA(Asn)/Glu-tRNA(Gln) amidotransferase subunit GatA: MNELIQLTAAEAAAKLAAGEITSVELTQAHLDRIAATDGAPLSDNRADGKNGLNAFLHINAEEALATAAAVDADRAAGKELPPLAGVPIAVKDLIVTKGQPTTAASRMLEGWMSPYDGTVTRKVREARMPILGKTNLDEFAMGSSNEHSAFGVVRNPWALDCAPGGSGGGSAAAVTAFQAPLALGTDTGGSIRQPAALTGSVGVKPTYGSVSRYGVIAMASSLDQVGPVARTVLDTAMLHEAIAGHDPLDSTSLPDTPGNFAEEAKAGAEAARKGDLSGLRVGVIKELGGGGGEGFEAGVLARFRESVEALRAAGAEIVEVSLPSVTEAISAYYMIMSSEVSSNLARYDGVRYGLRVVPEDGPVTIERVMAATRAAGFGHEVKRRIILGTYALSAGNYDAYYGAALRVRTLIQRDYAAAFEKCDVLISPTAPSTAFKLGEKTEGDPMAMYLGDVATVPVNLAGVPALSLPGGLSEENNLPVGIQFTAPAREDARLYRVGAALEELLTAKWGAPLYKSLPDTETLIRDFDFGGTK; the protein is encoded by the coding sequence GTGAACGAACTGATTCAGCTCACCGCCGCCGAAGCCGCCGCCAAGCTGGCCGCCGGTGAGATTACCTCCGTCGAACTCACCCAGGCGCACCTGGACCGCATCGCAGCCACCGACGGTGCACCCCTGAGCGACAATCGAGCAGACGGCAAGAACGGCCTCAATGCCTTCCTGCACATCAACGCTGAAGAAGCACTCGCCACCGCGGCAGCAGTGGATGCAGACCGCGCGGCGGGCAAGGAACTGCCCCCGCTGGCCGGCGTGCCCATCGCCGTCAAGGACCTCATCGTCACCAAGGGCCAGCCCACCACCGCAGCATCCCGCATGCTCGAAGGCTGGATGAGCCCCTACGACGGCACCGTCACCCGCAAGGTCCGCGAAGCACGCATGCCGATCCTCGGCAAGACCAACCTCGACGAATTCGCAATGGGCTCCTCCAACGAGCACTCCGCGTTCGGCGTGGTCCGCAACCCCTGGGCACTCGACTGCGCCCCCGGCGGCTCCGGCGGCGGCTCCGCAGCAGCCGTTACCGCATTCCAGGCGCCCCTGGCCCTGGGTACCGACACCGGTGGCTCCATCCGCCAGCCCGCAGCGCTGACCGGTAGCGTCGGCGTCAAGCCCACCTACGGCTCCGTCTCCCGATACGGCGTCATCGCCATGGCTTCCTCTCTCGACCAGGTCGGTCCCGTCGCACGCACCGTGCTCGACACCGCCATGCTGCACGAGGCCATCGCAGGCCACGACCCGCTCGACTCCACCTCCCTGCCCGATACGCCCGGCAACTTCGCCGAAGAAGCCAAGGCAGGCGCAGAAGCAGCCCGCAAGGGTGACCTCTCCGGCCTGCGCGTCGGCGTCATCAAGGAGCTCGGCGGCGGCGGCGGCGAAGGCTTCGAGGCCGGCGTGCTCGCGCGCTTCCGCGAATCCGTCGAGGCTCTGCGAGCCGCGGGTGCCGAGATCGTTGAGGTCTCCCTGCCCTCCGTCACCGAGGCAATCAGCGCCTACTACATGATCATGTCCTCCGAGGTCTCCTCCAACCTGGCACGCTACGACGGCGTGCGCTACGGCCTGCGCGTCGTGCCCGAGGACGGCCCCGTCACCATCGAGCGAGTCATGGCCGCCACCCGCGCCGCCGGCTTCGGCCACGAGGTGAAGCGCCGTATCATCCTCGGCACCTACGCACTGTCCGCAGGTAACTACGACGCCTACTACGGCGCCGCACTGCGCGTGCGCACCCTCATCCAGCGCGACTACGCCGCCGCCTTCGAAAAGTGCGACGTGCTGATCTCCCCGACCGCGCCCTCCACCGCGTTCAAGCTCGGTGAGAAGACCGAAGGCGACCCCATGGCCATGTACCTGGGCGACGTCGCAACCGTGCCCGTCAACCTGGCGGGCGTCCCGGCGCTCTCCCTGCCCGGCGGCCTCTCCGAGGAGAACAACCTGCCCGTCGGCATCCAGTTCACCGCACCCGCCCGCGAGGATGCACGCCTCTACCGCGTCGGTGCAGCCCTGGAAGAACTGCTGACCGCAAAGTGGGGCGCACCGCTCTACAAGAGCCTGCCCGACACCGAAACCCTGATCCGCGACTTTGACTTTGGGGGAACCAAGTAA